From one Peptoniphilaceae bacterium AMB_02 genomic stretch:
- a CDS encoding DUF1847 domain-containing protein, producing the protein MKDQSSCHICGSVKCAVGEEENLPVFCPMEDSSIYQEAVDIISSDKYNEFYVASTEIEKEGYCIWPRVREIMELIKKMKYKKVGLAFCNGFKKEAKILSEIFLENGIEIISAMCKTGGLDKTEVGMPEEVKLRPGNFEAICNPVAQALILNKEKTEFNIVMGLCVGHDSLFYKYSEALCTTLVVKDRVTGHNPVVALYCKDGYFKKRLKTEDK; encoded by the coding sequence ATGAAGGATCAATCAAGTTGCCATATTTGCGGCTCAGTAAAATGTGCTGTTGGGGAAGAAGAAAACCTACCTGTATTTTGCCCTATGGAAGATTCAAGTATCTATCAGGAAGCTGTGGACATTATAAGTTCTGATAAATATAATGAGTTTTATGTAGCCAGCACCGAAATTGAAAAAGAGGGCTACTGTATTTGGCCGAGAGTTCGAGAGATTATGGAATTGATTAAAAAGATGAAATACAAAAAAGTGGGTTTGGCTTTTTGTAATGGATTTAAAAAGGAAGCTAAAATCTTAAGTGAAATATTTCTTGAAAATGGAATCGAAATAATATCTGCAATGTGTAAGACCGGTGGTTTGGATAAAACTGAAGTTGGAATGCCGGAAGAAGTAAAACTTAGACCCGGAAACTTCGAAGCAATCTGCAATCCCGTTGCTCAAGCGCTGATACTTAATAAAGAAAAAACAGAATTCAACATCGTCATGGGTTTATGTGTAGGACATGATTCACTCTTCTATAAATATTCAGAAGCATTATGCACAACCCTTGTGGTCAAAGACAGGGTTACCGGACATAATCCGGTAGTAGCGCTCTATTGTAAAGATGGATATTTTAAGAAGAGACTCAAAACTGAAGATAAATAA
- a CDS encoding deoxyribonuclease IV: protein MYLGCHLSITKGFKAAAETAVSIGANSFQFFTRNPRGGRAKEIDPQDIIQLKEIMSEYDFGPLFAHGSYTMNLSSDKEDVREFANMVLIDDMKRLMQLPEDTIYVFHPGSHVGQGPEIGTQFIVDALKEAVKINPHANIALEGMSGKGTEIGYRFEQLKDIIDGVGHESIGICIDTCHMYSAGYDIVSQPDDVIDEINSIIGLNKLRAIHLNDSMTELGSRKDRHAKLGEGLIGVDALINFITKPELVNKPLNLETPNELDGYQAEIELIRNRVSNLE, encoded by the coding sequence ATGTATTTAGGTTGTCATTTATCAATAACAAAAGGATTTAAAGCTGCTGCTGAAACGGCGGTTTCAATTGGGGCAAATTCTTTTCAGTTTTTTACGAGAAATCCCAGGGGTGGTAGAGCTAAGGAGATAGATCCTCAGGACATAATTCAGTTAAAAGAGATTATGAGTGAGTATGATTTTGGACCACTATTTGCTCATGGCTCCTATACTATGAATCTATCTTCTGATAAGGAAGATGTAAGAGAATTTGCAAATATGGTTTTAATTGATGATATGAAAAGGCTTATGCAATTGCCTGAGGATACTATATATGTATTTCATCCGGGTTCGCATGTGGGGCAGGGACCGGAGATAGGTACTCAGTTTATCGTGGATGCTTTAAAAGAAGCTGTAAAAATCAATCCCCATGCAAATATTGCGCTTGAAGGAATGTCCGGAAAGGGAACGGAGATAGGTTATCGATTCGAACAACTTAAGGATATTATAGATGGTGTAGGACATGAGAGTATTGGAATTTGCATAGATACATGTCATATGTATTCTGCCGGATATGATATTGTCAGTCAACCGGATGATGTAATAGATGAAATCAATAGCATCATTGGACTTAATAAGCTAAGAGCCATACACTTAAATGACAGCATGACTGAACTTGGATCTAGAAAAGACAGGCATGCTAAACTGGGCGAGGGATTGATTGGAGTGGATGCACTCATTAACTTCATCACCAAACCGGAACTGGTAAATAAGCCGCTGAATTTGGAAACTCCAAACGAACTGGATGGATATCAGGCCGAGATAGAACTCATTAGAAATAGAGTATCCAATTTAGAATAA
- a CDS encoding ATP-NAD kinase family protein: MRKIGLVINPIAGMGGRVGLKGTDGIEVLKKARELGSIPEAPLKAKKALEKLLPLKDSISVLVSEGQMGEEEVKEVGLNYEVVYKPEPGETSNADTTELCKIFEKENVELILFVGGDGTARDIFNAIETRIPAIGVPAGVKIHSPVYGNTPESAGQLAYEYLDGAQLTLKDEEVVDLDEDAFREDRVEVRVYGYLKVPYNEIYLQNMKSQSPQSDEHAQESIALDVIDDMQDDLFYIIGSGTTTMYIMKELGLDYTILGVDIIKNKKLVAKDVNEQQILDIIGDEPFKLIVTPMGGQGYIFGRGNQQLSSRVLNKVDKKDVTIVSTAGKLATLQDRDMLIYTLDDKCDEKLSGYYRVVIGYGRYMVHRASNGSASN; this comes from the coding sequence TTGAGAAAAATAGGATTGGTTATAAACCCCATAGCTGGAATGGGAGGTAGAGTAGGACTTAAAGGAACGGACGGGATAGAAGTCCTTAAAAAAGCTAGAGAACTCGGCTCTATACCGGAGGCACCTTTAAAAGCAAAAAAAGCACTTGAAAAGTTATTGCCACTAAAAGACAGCATAAGCGTATTGGTGTCCGAGGGACAGATGGGTGAAGAAGAAGTCAAAGAAGTAGGTCTAAACTATGAAGTAGTTTACAAGCCGGAACCCGGAGAGACGTCCAATGCAGATACGACTGAATTATGTAAGATATTTGAAAAAGAAAATGTAGAATTGATTTTATTCGTGGGCGGTGACGGAACTGCCAGGGACATTTTCAATGCAATAGAGACTAGAATTCCGGCAATAGGAGTTCCTGCCGGAGTTAAAATACACTCACCTGTATATGGGAATACTCCTGAAAGTGCAGGACAATTGGCCTATGAGTACCTCGATGGGGCTCAGTTAACTCTTAAGGATGAAGAAGTAGTAGACCTTGATGAAGATGCATTTAGAGAGGATAGAGTTGAAGTGAGGGTATATGGATATCTGAAAGTACCCTACAATGAAATCTATCTTCAAAATATGAAGTCGCAAAGTCCGCAGTCAGATGAGCATGCACAGGAGTCGATAGCACTTGATGTTATTGATGATATGCAAGATGACCTCTTCTATATCATCGGATCTGGAACGACTACCATGTATATTATGAAGGAATTGGGACTCGACTATACCATACTTGGAGTAGATATAATTAAGAATAAAAAACTGGTGGCAAAAGATGTAAATGAACAGCAGATTTTAGATATCATAGGAGATGAACCTTTCAAGCTTATAGTGACACCTATGGGAGGTCAGGGATATATCTTTGGTAGAGGAAATCAGCAGCTGTCCAGTAGAGTTCTAAACAAAGTCGATAAAAAAGATGTAACGATAGTATCTACGGCAGGTAAGTTGGCAACTCTACAGGATAGAGATATGCTGATTTATACACTTGATGATAAATGTGATGAGAAATTATCGGGATACTACAGAGTGGTTATAGGATACGGTAGATACATGGTTCATAGAGCTTCAAATGGCTCTGCGAGTAATTAG
- a CDS encoding HAD-IIIA family hydrolase gives MKLYIFDLDGTLLNTLGVIADNSNYALKKYGYEPVDTEKYTSYIGNGARVLIERVSEYRGVAPDAIDDIYKAFLLRYIENPLGDTTAYEGIEEMLEKLKKRGSYLAVLTNKPDGAAQSSIESYFRKGLFDMVIGQQERYKRKPDPQTVELILSSLGIRKSEAVMIGDSDVDIKTGKNAGIKTCAVTWGYVDKNELASLNPDIIIDKVCELEKLIYEE, from the coding sequence ATGAAATTATACATTTTTGACTTGGATGGGACTCTTTTAAATACTTTAGGTGTTATTGCCGACAATTCTAATTATGCACTTAAAAAGTACGGATATGAACCGGTAGATACAGAAAAGTACACTTCTTATATAGGTAATGGGGCAAGGGTATTGATTGAAAGGGTTTCAGAATATAGAGGAGTTGCTCCTGATGCAATAGATGATATTTACAAGGCTTTTCTTTTAAGATATATAGAAAACCCTCTGGGAGATACTACCGCCTATGAAGGTATAGAAGAGATGCTTGAAAAGTTAAAGAAAAGAGGAAGTTACTTAGCAGTGCTCACGAATAAACCCGATGGAGCAGCGCAGAGTTCAATAGAGTCTTATTTCAGAAAAGGTCTTTTTGACATGGTAATAGGACAGCAGGAAAGATATAAACGCAAGCCTGATCCTCAAACGGTAGAGCTCATACTAAGCAGTTTAGGAATTCGAAAGTCGGAAGCGGTAATGATTGGGGATTCCGATGTAGATATAAAAACGGGTAAAAATGCAGGAATAAAAACTTGTGCAGTAACTTGGGGATATGTTGATAAAAACGAACTAGCGAGTTTAAACCCTGACATAATTATAGATAAGGTTTGTGAATTGGAAAAATTAATTTACGAGGAGTGA
- a CDS encoding TrmH family RNA methyltransferase yields MKYKAYRKEDLYSYIFGAFPVIELIEAKPELIIEVIISNKYNEIENLVTILESKGINYNIDDKTINRIANKGNIFVVGVFKKVDQTIGDDNHIVLHSPSNMGNLGTIIRTMVGFGLHDLAIIGNSCDIYNPMVTRASMGAFFKVRIEFFNNIHKYLERFKDRKIHPFMLSLKNPLKLVDVNPEGKFSLVFGNEGSGLPDFFEDIGEPIFIPQTDEVDSLNLTMAAGIAMFWFMKEKIG; encoded by the coding sequence ATGAAGTATAAAGCATATAGAAAAGAAGATTTATATTCCTATATATTCGGAGCTTTTCCGGTCATAGAATTAATAGAAGCAAAACCTGAACTAATCATCGAAGTCATTATATCCAATAAATACAATGAAATTGAAAATCTTGTGACAATTCTTGAATCAAAGGGTATAAACTATAATATAGACGATAAAACAATAAACAGGATTGCAAATAAAGGCAATATTTTTGTAGTTGGAGTATTTAAGAAAGTCGATCAAACTATAGGAGATGATAATCATATAGTGCTGCACAGTCCCTCAAATATGGGAAATCTAGGGACTATTATAAGAACCATGGTAGGATTTGGATTACATGATTTGGCGATAATCGGTAATTCATGTGATATCTATAATCCAATGGTGACAAGAGCATCTATGGGAGCTTTTTTTAAGGTCAGAATTGAGTTTTTTAATAATATTCATAAGTATTTAGAGAGGTTTAAAGACAGAAAAATACACCCCTTTATGCTTTCGTTGAAGAATCCGTTAAAACTTGTAGATGTAAATCCGGAAGGGAAGTTTTCGCTTGTATTTGGAAATGAAGGTAGTGGACTACCTGACTTTTTTGAAGATATTGGTGAGCCTATATTCATTCCTCAAACTGATGAAGTGGACTCTTTAAACCTTACTATGGCGGCGGGAATTGCGATGTTTTGGTTTATGAAAGAGAAGATAGGTTAA
- a CDS encoding TIGR02206 family membrane protein, which translates to MGHFFRAETDGYVFKAMSPIHIITLITLVFGIIAIIYLYKNNRNLLKPISKFLFIALIIEQISLYAWYFFVLGFDPVQALPLYSCRIAMLSIIFGKLLKSDSLLLFGGYFGFPGGVIALAYPYLDAYSFPHLTNFTFFLGHLLLTWLCTIILLEKKEQKKQLKGMLIWVHVFFIITYFVDINYGANYAYLLWSPIMTSTFAKIPHFLYIALIYFVYVVILLLTHLGFKKLRSLRDTNREAFNNIF; encoded by the coding sequence ATGGGTCATTTTTTTAGAGCCGAGACTGATGGTTATGTATTTAAAGCAATGAGTCCTATACATATTATAACTCTAATTACATTAGTTTTCGGGATAATTGCCATCATCTATCTTTATAAAAACAATAGAAATTTATTAAAACCGATATCAAAGTTTCTTTTCATTGCACTTATTATTGAACAGATTTCTCTTTATGCTTGGTATTTTTTCGTACTGGGTTTCGATCCGGTACAGGCTTTGCCATTGTACAGTTGCAGGATAGCCATGCTTTCAATAATATTTGGTAAGCTTTTAAAATCCGACTCCCTTTTGCTTTTTGGTGGTTATTTCGGTTTCCCGGGTGGAGTAATCGCATTAGCTTATCCGTACCTGGATGCTTATAGCTTTCCTCATTTAACCAATTTTACTTTCTTCCTGGGTCATCTACTGTTGACTTGGCTCTGTACTATAATTCTGCTTGAAAAGAAAGAGCAAAAAAAACAACTAAAGGGAATGCTCATTTGGGTCCATGTATTCTTCATTATAACATATTTCGTTGATATTAATTATGGAGCAAATTATGCATATCTATTGTGGTCTCCTATTATGACCTCAACTTTTGCTAAAATACCGCATTTTCTATATATTGCATTAATATACTTTGTATACGTGGTAATTCTCTTATTGACACATTTAGGATTTAAAAAACTTCGTAGTTTAAGAGATACAAATAGGGAGGCCTTTAACAATATCTTTTGA
- a CDS encoding DUF554 domain-containing protein, giving the protein MIAIIINALAVCAGGTVGIVLRNHISKRHINSIFSIMGVLTIVMGLQGVIPSDHMIFIMIALFLGSILGNFIDISGKIDSISERFSSEDGETNLISGAITIFLIQCTGALAILGPMKAGLVGEYDLIYFKAILDGASAIIFASIYGKSIYPAALLLLIYQGGIFLVSNIIEPVLTPLVIEQIGQIGSVLLVALGIEMLELKKMKVVNYLPAILIPILYTLIRGFFI; this is encoded by the coding sequence ATGATTGCAATTATCATAAATGCACTTGCCGTATGTGCCGGTGGAACTGTTGGCATAGTCTTGAGAAATCATATTTCAAAAAGACATATAAATTCCATCTTTTCCATTATGGGTGTTTTAACTATTGTAATGGGTCTGCAAGGGGTAATCCCTTCCGATCATATGATTTTTATTATGATTGCCCTGTTTTTAGGTTCGATACTCGGCAATTTTATAGATATAAGTGGTAAAATCGATAGCATATCAGAAAGATTTTCAAGTGAAGACGGTGAAACAAATCTCATCAGCGGCGCCATTACCATATTCTTGATTCAATGCACAGGGGCTCTTGCAATCCTGGGTCCGATGAAGGCAGGACTGGTTGGTGAGTATGATCTGATTTACTTTAAAGCTATACTGGATGGAGCATCCGCTATAATCTTTGCAAGTATTTACGGAAAGAGCATATATCCTGCAGCACTCTTACTACTTATTTACCAAGGTGGCATTTTTTTAGTCTCCAATATAATCGAACCTGTACTTACACCGCTCGTCATTGAACAAATCGGTCAAATCGGTTCAGTGCTATTAGTTGCACTGGGGATAGAAATGCTGGAACTGAAAAAAATGAAGGTAGTAAATTATCTACCGGCAATTCTCATACCCATACTATATACATTAATACGTGGTTTTTTTATTTAA
- a CDS encoding FAD:protein FMN transferase, producing the protein MRKILIILLSMVLVFTGCKKASNENKENTDNKLEKYEHTFFDTFDTIIKFVSYQSSQEEFDKYKDIVVSEFQRLHKLYDGYNTYDGINNIKTVNDNAGKGPIEVDPDLINLIEFSKENYKKTSNKTNIAMGSVLKIWHEYRERGIEKPETAKIPSLDELQAVKDNMNIDNIKVNKKNNTVELTDEKMSVDLGAVAKGYATELISKKLMAEGLKTGIISAGGNVRTIGKPEDGVRARWGIGIQNPDNALGKSEEQTIEVLYVENTSVVTSGDYQRFYTVDGKTYHHLIDPEELMPMTYFRSVSVVTEDSGIADFLSTAAYLMPFEESKKFIESYKGAEALWILNDNSIVATEGLLKSMKSQGATSTNK; encoded by the coding sequence ATGAGGAAGATACTAATAATTCTACTCTCTATGGTGCTGGTATTTACCGGTTGTAAAAAAGCATCTAATGAGAATAAAGAGAATACGGACAATAAATTAGAGAAGTATGAACATACTTTTTTCGATACCTTTGATACCATCATTAAATTTGTCTCGTATCAAAGTTCACAAGAAGAGTTTGATAAGTATAAGGATATAGTTGTTAGCGAGTTTCAAAGACTGCATAAACTCTATGACGGATATAATACTTATGACGGTATAAATAATATCAAAACCGTTAACGACAATGCCGGAAAAGGACCTATTGAAGTAGATCCGGATTTGATAAATTTAATCGAGTTTTCAAAAGAAAATTATAAGAAAACAAGCAATAAGACCAATATTGCAATGGGATCGGTTTTGAAAATTTGGCATGAATACAGAGAAAGAGGTATTGAGAAACCGGAAACTGCAAAGATTCCAAGTCTTGATGAGCTACAAGCCGTCAAGGACAATATGAATATAGATAATATTAAGGTCAATAAAAAGAACAATACAGTAGAACTTACAGATGAAAAGATGTCTGTGGATCTTGGAGCAGTTGCAAAAGGTTATGCAACCGAACTCATTTCCAAAAAATTAATGGCAGAGGGATTGAAGACGGGAATCATCAGTGCCGGCGGAAATGTCAGAACGATTGGCAAACCGGAAGACGGAGTCAGAGCGAGATGGGGAATCGGAATTCAGAATCCTGACAATGCACTTGGAAAATCTGAGGAACAGACTATAGAAGTACTCTATGTTGAAAATACCTCAGTCGTTACAAGTGGTGATTATCAAAGGTTTTACACAGTTGACGGTAAGACATATCACCATCTTATAGATCCGGAAGAATTGATGCCTATGACTTACTTCAGATCGGTTTCGGTCGTAACTGAAGATAGTGGAATTGCAGATTTTCTTTCTACAGCTGCTTATCTAATGCCTTTTGAAGAGAGTAAAAAGTTTATAGAGTCCTATAAAGGAGCTGAAGCACTCTGGATACTCAATGATAATTCCATAGTAGCTACCGAAGGATTATTAAAGTCAATGAAGAGTCAGGGAGCGACAAGTACAAATAAATAA
- the nagA gene encoding N-acetylglucosamine-6-phosphate deacetylase — protein sequence MTRLVLKGDCYLRNKILMNGFLVIEDGKIVDIKSEYTGEFEDLTGHIIGPGFFDTHIHGYEGYDIMDLKPKNVEHISQNIVKMGVTSFLATTLTSARETLEEALRLVKNQKDKLNGAKLKGVFLEGPFFTVKYKGAQNANYMVAPNTRMIEELQEISGGLIKKVAIAPEYENSVDFIKDMNKMGIYVALGHSDASYEEAREAVEAGANVFVHTFNGMSGLHHREPGMVGAAMHLKEAYSELICDGYHVHPVVVDILMEAKGREKIALITDCMMAGGMPEGSYTLGEYDVDVRDGQARLESGSLAGSVLKLSDGVKNVVNWGAATIHEAIMMASYVPAKSLGLDNEIGVIDIGRSADIVVMDKSLNLIRTYVDGQLKYSKVD from the coding sequence ATGACTAGACTTGTTTTAAAAGGCGATTGCTATTTAAGAAACAAAATTCTGATGAACGGATTTTTAGTAATTGAAGATGGCAAGATTGTAGATATAAAGAGTGAATATACCGGTGAATTTGAAGATTTAACCGGTCATATAATTGGACCGGGTTTCTTTGATACTCATATACATGGTTATGAAGGTTATGATATCATGGATTTAAAGCCTAAAAATGTTGAACATATTTCACAAAATATTGTAAAGATGGGAGTTACGAGTTTTTTAGCGACTACTTTAACTTCAGCTAGAGAAACTCTGGAAGAGGCTCTTAGACTTGTGAAAAACCAGAAGGATAAATTAAATGGAGCAAAATTAAAGGGAGTATTTTTAGAAGGACCTTTTTTTACTGTTAAATATAAAGGCGCACAAAATGCCAACTATATGGTAGCTCCAAATACCCGGATGATAGAAGAATTACAGGAAATATCAGGAGGTTTAATCAAGAAAGTTGCGATTGCACCTGAGTATGAAAATTCTGTGGATTTTATTAAAGATATGAATAAGATGGGGATTTATGTCGCACTTGGTCATAGTGATGCCAGCTATGAAGAAGCCAGAGAGGCTGTGGAAGCAGGAGCAAATGTATTCGTTCATACCTTTAATGGGATGAGTGGACTACATCACAGAGAACCGGGTATGGTCGGTGCAGCTATGCATCTAAAAGAAGCTTATTCCGAGCTGATTTGTGACGGATATCATGTTCACCCCGTTGTAGTGGATATATTGATGGAAGCCAAGGGCAGAGAAAAAATAGCTCTGATTACCGATTGTATGATGGCAGGAGGAATGCCGGAAGGCAGTTATACATTGGGTGAATATGATGTTGATGTTAGAGACGGTCAGGCAAGACTTGAATCGGGCTCACTTGCGGGATCTGTTCTTAAATTATCCGACGGGGTAAAAAATGTCGTAAACTGGGGTGCGGCGACGATTCATGAAGCGATAATGATGGCGAGCTATGTACCTGCAAAATCACTGGGACTGGATAATGAGATAGGTGTAATAGATATTGGAAGATCGGCTGATATCGTCGTAATGGATAAATCCTTAAACCTTATTAGGACTTATGTCGATGGTCAACTAAAATATAGTAAAGTGGATTAA
- a CDS encoding universal stress protein, producing MKKYLVPTDGSENSEMAIKTAVNMVKKSGGSITLLSVLDSDAFMTGSQVNVSIAEVMEKNKNALDELTNNYIDKYKDPSFEFNAIIKTGNVANEIILESENGYDMIVIGSRGLSMLKRTFLGSVSNKVVNSVHTPVLVVKEYHENDFSNILVPIDGSNNSKRAMYIAAEIGRLFGSQITLMNIVTELQVPQVRGVEFGVVSDYYPTLSQNSKYLLSESAKKIEDYPYQIKLETKTGNVANVIIEVADEENYDMIALGSRGLGKISRAFMGSVSNAVLHNTKKSVLIIR from the coding sequence ATGAAAAAGTACTTAGTTCCAACTGATGGTTCTGAAAACTCGGAAATGGCCATTAAGACCGCCGTTAATATGGTAAAAAAATCAGGCGGCTCAATAACCCTATTGTCTGTATTGGATTCGGATGCATTTATGACAGGTAGTCAAGTCAATGTATCCATAGCTGAAGTAATGGAGAAAAACAAAAATGCATTGGATGAATTGACAAATAACTATATCGACAAATACAAGGATCCTTCTTTTGAATTCAATGCAATAATAAAGACCGGAAATGTAGCAAACGAAATAATTTTAGAATCTGAGAATGGATACGATATGATAGTTATCGGTTCAAGAGGACTTTCGATGCTGAAGAGAACTTTCCTGGGATCGGTATCAAATAAAGTAGTTAACTCCGTCCACACGCCAGTCTTGGTTGTTAAAGAGTATCATGAGAACGACTTTTCAAATATCTTAGTTCCTATTGACGGTTCAAATAACTCTAAAAGAGCAATGTATATCGCAGCCGAAATAGGAAGATTATTTGGAAGTCAAATCACCTTAATGAATATAGTAACTGAGCTGCAAGTTCCTCAAGTTCGTGGAGTTGAATTTGGAGTTGTTTCAGATTATTATCCAACCCTTTCTCAAAACTCCAAATACCTGCTTTCCGAATCAGCTAAGAAAATAGAAGATTATCCTTACCAAATAAAACTCGAGACAAAAACAGGCAATGTTGCCAATGTCATTATCGAGGTGGCTGACGAAGAAAACTACGATATGATAGCTCTAGGATCAAGAGGTCTTGGTAAAATTTCCAGAGCATTCATGGGTTCAGTATCAAATGCAGTTCTGCATAATACTAAAAAATCTGTACTGATTATCAGATAG
- the cls gene encoding cardiolipin synthase: MKQTSKYLADTGKFPIYKNTEVEYFKLGEQMYESILKDLNDAKEFIFMEFFIIKSSFMWDSIKEILVAKAKEGLDVRLMYDDMGCMGHFPVKERLDLKNAGVKVVSFNRMKPIISSIMNNRDHRKLIVIDGNIGYNGGINIADEYINLKSPYGHWKDTGVRLYGEAVWNLSSMFLSLWEAYEKSSFDNSKFRPRTDIKYRSDGYIQPFSDSPFDYEALSNNVYLEIIWQAEEYVYIFTPYLIIDFEMTSALKMAAKRGVDVRIVVPGIPDKKTVYELTQSYFEELMDAGVKIYKYTPGFIHAKSYISDDNVAIVGTINMDYRSLYLHFECGTYMVNSSVIHDIKKDYMEVFEVSRLLNEDDLNRSGIVRIYRAILRVASPLF; the protein is encoded by the coding sequence TTGAAGCAAACTTCAAAGTATTTGGCAGATACGGGCAAATTTCCCATATATAAAAATACTGAAGTTGAGTATTTTAAACTCGGCGAACAGATGTATGAATCCATACTAAAAGACTTGAACGATGCAAAAGAGTTTATCTTTATGGAGTTTTTTATTATAAAGAGCAGCTTTATGTGGGATAGCATAAAGGAGATACTCGTAGCTAAAGCAAAAGAGGGGTTGGATGTCAGGCTGATGTATGACGATATGGGATGCATGGGTCATTTTCCAGTCAAAGAGAGATTGGATTTAAAGAATGCAGGAGTAAAAGTCGTCTCTTTCAACAGGATGAAGCCCATAATTTCTTCTATTATGAACAATAGAGATCATAGAAAACTGATAGTTATAGATGGGAATATCGGTTACAATGGCGGCATAAATATTGCAGACGAGTATATAAATTTAAAATCTCCTTATGGACACTGGAAAGATACCGGAGTTAGACTATATGGAGAGGCTGTATGGAACTTGAGCTCGATGTTTTTAAGTTTATGGGAAGCATATGAGAAGAGCAGTTTCGACAATAGTAAATTTAGACCGAGAACTGATATAAAGTATAGATCAGACGGTTATATTCAGCCGTTTTCCGACTCGCCATTCGATTATGAAGCTCTCAGTAATAATGTATACCTGGAGATTATTTGGCAAGCAGAGGAATATGTTTATATATTTACACCCTATCTGATAATTGATTTTGAGATGACCTCGGCACTTAAAATGGCTGCTAAAAGAGGTGTAGATGTTAGGATTGTCGTACCGGGGATCCCTGACAAAAAGACAGTTTACGAACTTACACAGTCTTATTTTGAAGAACTCATGGATGCGGGGGTAAAAATCTACAAGTACACTCCTGGATTTATACATGCAAAGAGTTATATTTCCGATGATAATGTTGCGATTGTAGGGACGATTAACATGGATTACCGAAGTCTTTACTTACATTTCGAATGTGGAACATATATGGTGAATTCAAGTGTAATTCATGATATAAAAAAAGACTATATGGAAGTCTTTGAAGTTAGCAGATTATTAAATGAAGACGATTTAAACCGAAGCGGTATTGTGAGAATTTATAGAGCAATACTGAGAGTAGCAAGTCCTTTATTCTAG
- a CDS encoding PLD nuclease N-terminal domain-containing protein, with the protein MKKYLKFLFSRLPFIVLLIVLQIAWIAIFFSKLTEHASWISSVLTILSFFMFLSVIVASENPEYKIIWIITIGVFPLIGGVMYLLWGDKRPTKRLNKKIHLAEKSIQPLLSQELDIIENLPKKIEANFKVFGRYGQISHI; encoded by the coding sequence ATGAAAAAATATCTAAAGTTTTTATTCAGTAGACTACCATTTATTGTTCTATTGATAGTACTACAAATAGCCTGGATAGCTATATTTTTTTCTAAACTGACCGAACATGCGAGCTGGATTAGTAGCGTTCTTACAATTTTAAGTTTCTTTATGTTTCTCAGTGTAATAGTTGCAAGCGAGAATCCAGAATATAAAATAATCTGGATAATTACGATAGGTGTCTTTCCTCTTATAGGGGGAGTTATGTACTTACTCTGGGGAGATAAAAGACCCACCAAAAGATTAAACAAAAAGATTCACTTGGCAGAAAAATCAATACAGCCACTACTCTCGCAAGAGCTCGATATAATCGAGAACTTACCAAAAAAGATTGAAGCAAACTTCAAAGTATTTGGCAGATACGGGCAAATTTCCCATATATAA